The Deltaproteobacteria bacterium genomic interval TTCAAAGCGGCATCAGAATTTGGAGAGGTCCATGCCATCATTGGTGGTTTGCATGGGTTTAGAGAATTTGAACTGTTTAAGGATCTGGAGTTGATCTGTCCCTGTCACTGCACACAATATAAACAAGAGATATTCTCTCTTTACACTGATAAATGCATTAAAGGAGGAGCGGGAAGAATAATAGAGATATGAGAACAATATTCTTAGATGTTGATGGTGTTATTAGAAACATTGTAAAAGCAATAATGCAGAAGATGAGAGAAGAAGGGATATCTGTAAGGCCTGTTACCAACTGGGATGCTCTGTTTGAAAATGGTATTACATTTGTAGATGTTTTTTATTCCCATCCTTATCTTTTAGCTATTGCACCTGCTTATCAAAGGGCACATTTTTTCACACAAAACCTATCAGACTTGGGTGAGATTGTTTTTCTTTCTATGCAAAATGATTATGGTAAAGAGGCAACGGTGCACTGGTTAAACAACAAAGGATTTTTAACCTATGGAATGGATGTGCAATTTGTCAATAAAGCAAAAGAAAAACTGTGGTATTTAGAAAAATACAAAGACAGCGTTCTTATAGATGATCATCCTGATTTAGAAGGTGAAAAAAATGTATTGACCATTGGGAGGACCTGGAACAAATCCAGAATGGGATATAAAATGATACTGAAGCAAATAAAAATACTGAATAAACTTTAGAGACAGAAATATTGCATTATTATCAAGCATATACAACTTTTTGCAATTGGTGCTTCCTTTACTGAAAAGATAAGATTCCAATTATTTTTGTTTCTTATATTATCTATGTTCACATAAATCTTTTGAAAGAGACACAGTAATTGTGTATACTTTAAACAAGTAGCTGGAAGGAGGAAAAAATGAGTGGTTTTTGGGAGCGTATTGTCCGTGCTGCCAAGCTTGATGTTGGTCTCTATAGAGAGGTTGAAGCAGATAAAGGTGCTATGGGTCAAGCTATGGCAGTTGTTGTACTCTCAAGTATAGCAGCAGGCATAGGAACTGTGGGAAGTGGAGGAATAGGTCGGGTTTTAATAATAATAGTTACTGCACTTGTTGGGTGGTATATTTGGGCTTATATTACTTATTTTATCGGCACTAAACTTCTTCCTGAGCCGCAAACCAAAGCGAATCATGGACAACTGCTAAGGACTATTGGTTTTTCAAGTTCTCCAGGGTTGATTAGAATATTAGGTGTTGTTC includes:
- a CDS encoding YIP1 family protein is translated as MSGFWERIVRAAKLDVGLYREVEADKGAMGQAMAVVVLSSIAAGIGTVGSGGIGRVLIIIVTALVGWYIWAYITYFIGTKLLPEPQTKANHGQLLRTIGFSSSPGLIRILGVVPALKEIVFLVAGIWMLVAMIIAVREALDYQSTLRAVGVCAIGWIIQLAIFMLFFALTGFPRAS